One Phreatobacter oligotrophus genomic window, ATTTCGCAGCCAAGGGCGATAACCGCTGGGGCCTGGCCGAACGCGATAGCCTGTGCTGGCCTTATGGCCTCTCAGCCAAAGGCTCCGTGCTTGCGGTGGCCGATAGCGGCAATAACCGCGTGCTGATCTGGGATGCAGCATCATGAACGGTGCGCGCCTCACCGTCCGGGGACAGGTTCAGGGCGTCGGTTTCCGTCCGGCGGTCTGGCGGCTGGCGCAGGACATGCAGCTTCAGGGCGATGTAAGGAACACAGCCGAAGGCGTGGTGATACGCATCTGGGGCGAAGGGACGCAGAGCTTCCCCACCCGGCTGCACAAGGCCCTTCCCGCCCTCGCCCGGATCGAGGAATTAACCATGGAGCCGCTGGAGACAGCACCGCCGCCGGGCTTCAGCATCGTCGCATCGGATGCAGGAGGCGCAATGCGGGCCAGCATCACGCCGGATGCTGCAACCTGCCCGGATTGCCTCGCTGAAATCCGCAACCCGTTCGAACGGCGCTACCGCTATCCCTTCACCAATTGCACCCATTGCGGCCCGCGCTTCTCGATCATCGAATCCGCACCCTATGACAGGGCGCGCACCACGATGGCGCCGTTTGACCTCTGCGAGCCGTGCGAAGCCGAATATCGCAACCCGGCTGACCGGCGCTTTCATGCTCAGCCCATTGCTTGCGGACGCTGCGGGCCTCGAATCTGGATCGAGAAGCTCGGTCGCGGGGCGGTCCATCTCGAAGCCTTTTCGATGCTTGATGATGTGGATGCGACCGGCGGCATGATCCTCAATGGCCATATCGTCGCGATCCGGGGTCTTGGCGGGGTGCATCTGACTTGCGATGCGACCAATGCTGCCGCCATCGTTGAACTGCGCCGCCGCAAAGGCCGGGACGGCAAGGCGCTCGCACTGATGGCGCGCGATCTTGATTTAGTGCGCCACTATTGCGAGGTCTCGAATGAAGAAGCGGCCGCCTTGAGCGGCCCGGAAGCGCCGATCGTGCTGCTGAAAACCAAGCCGAATCGCCTGCCGGACAGCATCGCGCCAGGGCTCGACCGGCTTGGGGTGATGCTGCCCTATACACCCTTCTATCACATGATCCTGCGCCGGATCGGCCGGCCGGTCATCATGACCAGCGGCAATCCGTCCGGCCAGCCGCAATGCATCGGCAATGAGGAGGTCCGCGACCGGCTGGCCGACATCGCCGATTTCGCCTGCTTGCATGACCGTGAAATCGCCAATCGGATCGATGATTCGGTGGTGCGGATCGATCTTGGCCGGATGCGTGTGATCCGCCGCGCGCGCGGCTTTGCACCCCAGGCCATCACCTTGCCGGAGGGCTTTTCGCGCGATCACCAGATTCTCGCAATGGGATCGGAACTGAAGAACACGTTCTGCCTGATCAAGGATGGGCAGGCCATTCTCTCCCAGCATATGGGCGATCTTGAAGATGCTGAGACCTATCTTGATTCGGAAAGAAACCTGTCGCTCTACACGGCGATTTATGACCACAGCCCCAGCTTGCTTGCTGTGGATCAGCACCCGGACTATCTCTCGACGCAGCGTGGCTACGCCCTTGCCGACGGTCGGCCAGTGGTAGAGGTCCAGCATCATCATGCGCATATCGCCGCCTGCATGGCGGAAAACGGGCGGGCTCTTGGTGCACCGCCTGTGCTCGGCATTGCCATGGACGGCAGCGGGCTGGGCGAAGATGGCACGTTTTGGGGCGGGGAATTTCTTATCGCTGACTACTGCGGTTATCAGCGGGCCGGATGCCTAAAGCCGGTGGCCCTGCCAGGTGGCACGGCCGCCATAAAGGCTCCCTGGCGCAATGCCTATGCACATTTGATGGCTGAAATGGGCTGGTCTGAGTTCGCGATGAATTTCCGCGAATTGCCGCTGTTCGAAAAATTCAACAGGCAATTTGAAACCGTGTCGCGCTCTACGCTGGACAGCATGATCCGGCAAGGCCGCAATGCGCCGGTTTCCTCTTCCTGCGGCCGCCTGTTCGATGCGGCGGCGGCCATTGCCGGTCTCGCCTGGGAGGCGCAGGCCTATGAAGGCGAGGCGGCGATGCGGTTCGAGGCCGCAATTGACCGGGATGCCCTGTCCGAGCCCGATGAGCTTGCCTACCCCTTCTCCATTCCGCTGCTGAAGGGCAATGGCCTGCCCTATATCGAGCCGCTGGCCGTCTGGCGCGCCATGCTGGGCGATCTTATCCTGAAGACGCCGGCGGGTGTGATGTCGGCGCGCTTCCATCGCGGGCTTGCCAACGTGATTGTTGCCATGGCGGCGCGGATCACCGCTGATACCGCGATCGACACCATCGCTCTATCCGGCGGCTGCTTTCAGAATGCCACCTTGTTCACGCTCGTCCATCAAGGGCTGGAGCGCGCGGGCAAGATCGTTCTCTCGCATGGCAAGGTGCCCGCCAATGATGGCGGGCTCTCGCTGGGCCAGGGGGCAATCGCGCTCGCCATCACCCAATCGGCCAACCAAAGAGCGGAGGAAACATCATGTGCCTAGGAATCCCGGGACGGATCGTGACGATCGCAGATGCTAGCCGCAAGCTTGCTATAGTTGAGGTGATGGGGGTGAAGAGGCAGGTCAATGTTGCCTGCATCCTCAAAGATGACGAACTGATCGAGAGCCTTGTCGGTGCCTGGTCGCTGATCCATGTCGGTTTCGCGATGAGCCGGATCAACGAGCAGGAAGCGGCGATGACGCTGGATGTGCTCCGGCAGCTTGGCGAAGCTCAGGAGGAGATTGAGGCGATGCGCGCCACCGAGCGGATGATGGCGGTGGCCTTATGAACTATACGGATGAATTCCGCGATCCGGTCGCGGCACGCGGCGTGCTCGCCGCCATTGAACGCGTGGTCGACGAGATCGGCGCGACCAAGGACAAACCGCTGCATATCATGGAAATTTGCGGCGGGCATACGCATGCGATCTTCCGCTACGGGCTCGACAAGCTGACCCCGCCTGGACTTGAATTCATCCACGGTCCCGGCTGCCCGGTCTGCGTGCTGCCTATGAGCCGGATCGATGAATGCGTCGATATCGCCGAACGCCCGAATGTGATCATGACCACCTTCGGCGATGCGATGCGTGTGCCCGGCCGGCGCAAGTCCATGATGCAGGCCAAGGCGGATGGCGCGGATATCCGGATGGTCTATTCC contains:
- the hypF gene encoding carbamoyltransferase HypF gives rise to the protein MNGARLTVRGQVQGVGFRPAVWRLAQDMQLQGDVRNTAEGVVIRIWGEGTQSFPTRLHKALPALARIEELTMEPLETAPPPGFSIVASDAGGAMRASITPDAATCPDCLAEIRNPFERRYRYPFTNCTHCGPRFSIIESAPYDRARTTMAPFDLCEPCEAEYRNPADRRFHAQPIACGRCGPRIWIEKLGRGAVHLEAFSMLDDVDATGGMILNGHIVAIRGLGGVHLTCDATNAAAIVELRRRKGRDGKALALMARDLDLVRHYCEVSNEEAAALSGPEAPIVLLKTKPNRLPDSIAPGLDRLGVMLPYTPFYHMILRRIGRPVIMTSGNPSGQPQCIGNEEVRDRLADIADFACLHDREIANRIDDSVVRIDLGRMRVIRRARGFAPQAITLPEGFSRDHQILAMGSELKNTFCLIKDGQAILSQHMGDLEDAETYLDSERNLSLYTAIYDHSPSLLAVDQHPDYLSTQRGYALADGRPVVEVQHHHAHIAACMAENGRALGAPPVLGIAMDGSGLGEDGTFWGGEFLIADYCGYQRAGCLKPVALPGGTAAIKAPWRNAYAHLMAEMGWSEFAMNFRELPLFEKFNRQFETVSRSTLDSMIRQGRNAPVSSSCGRLFDAAAAIAGLAWEAQAYEGEAAMRFEAAIDRDALSEPDELAYPFSIPLLKGNGLPYIEPLAVWRAMLGDLILKTPAGVMSARFHRGLANVIVAMAARITADTAIDTIALSGGCFQNATLFTLVHQGLERAGKIVLSHGKVPANDGGLSLGQGAIALAITQSANQRAEETSCA
- the hypC gene encoding HypC/HybG/HupF family hydrogenase formation chaperone; the encoded protein is MCLGIPGRIVTIADASRKLAIVEVMGVKRQVNVACILKDDELIESLVGAWSLIHVGFAMSRINEQEAAMTLDVLRQLGEAQEEIEAMRATERMMAVAL